One region of Labeo rohita strain BAU-BD-2019 unplaced genomic scaffold, IGBB_LRoh.1.0 scaffold_271, whole genome shotgun sequence genomic DNA includes:
- the LOC127159980 gene encoding lysozyme g has protein sequence MASIYGDIMKIDTTGASEATAKQDKLTIKGVEASKKLAEHDLARMEKYKSMITKVGRAKKMDSAVIAAIISRGSRAGAVLKDGWGDHGNGFGLMQVNKRYHTPVGAWDSEQHVAQAIEILIGFIKEIKVNFPKWTQEQCFKGGIAAYNKGVKRVISYETIDAKTTGLDYSNDVVARAQWFKSKGY, from the exons ATGG CATCCATTTATGGAGACATCATGAAAATAGACACCACTGGTGCATCAGAGGCAAcagcaaaacaagacaaattaaCCATAAAGG GGGTTGAAGCCTCCAAAAAACTGGCTGAGCATGATCTGGCCCGGATGGAGAAATACAAGAGTATGATCACCAAAGTTGGCAGAGCAAAGAAGATGGACTCGGCTGTGATTGCTGCCATCATATCCAGAGGGTCCAGAGCTGGAGCCGTTCTGAAGGACGGGTGGGGCGACCATGGCAATGGCTTTGGCCTCATGCAG GTCAACAAACGCTACCACACTCCAGTTGGTGCATGGGACAGTGAGCAACATGTCGCACAAGCTATAGAGATACTCATTGGtttcattaaagaaattaaagtaaattttcCCAAGTGGACACAAGAGCAATGCTTTAAAG GGGGAATTGCAGCCTACAACAAAGGTGTAAAAAGAGTGATTTCCTATGAGACTATCGATGCCAAAACCACAGGACTAGACTACTCCAATGATGTTGTTGCCAGAGCCCAGTGGTTCAAAAGCAAGGGTTACTGA